The genomic DNA TGCGGGTGCCGACCGCGGTGTGGTGCGGGACCCGGGACATCGCGAACAGACCTGCGGCCAGGCAGCTGGCGGAAGGCATCGACGGAGCCGAACTCCGATTCGTCCCGGGAATGGGCCACGACTGGCACCGCAGCCATCCGGCGGCGTTTGCGGCACACCTGCGGGAATTCGTCACTGCAGCGCTGGCACGGAAACCGCGGGGCCGGTGACATTCGGATCACCGACCCCGCAGAGTCATCGTTCGTTGGCGCGTCGGCTCGGCTCGGATACCCTCGGAGTCGGAGCCAGCCCGAATCAGAGTTCGCCGACCGGCACCTGGTCGTCGGCGAGACGATCGGCGCTGACTTCCTTGCCGATGAGGGCGCGGAGCTCGTCGCCGTAGTCCCAGACATTGACGTTCATGGCTGCGGTGACCTTGCCGCCTCGGTGCCAGAACACGATGAATTCGCCGCTGGACTTGTCTCCGCGGATGACGACGTCATCCTCGGATCCGCCGCGACCGACGTATTCCATGCCGAGGTCGAACTGGTCGGTGTAGAAATACGGCTGCCGGTCGTAGGACTTGGTCCCGCCGCTGATCGTCGAGGCCGCGACCTCGGCCTGGCGAACCGCGTTGTCCCAGTGTTCGACGCGCAGACGTTCACCACGCAGAAGGTTCTGCGCATTCGCGATATCGCCGATGGCCAGGATGCTGCCGTCGGAGGTGCGCATCTGTTCGTCGACGATCACGCCGTTCTCGGTCGTCAGACCCGCCGAGGAGGCCAGATCGACGGCGGGATCCGCGCCGATTCCGATGACGACGAGATCGGCGGGAACACTTCCGGCGGACGTTTCGACGGCCTCGACCGCGGAGTCACCGGTGAAGGCTGTCGTGTCCACGTCCTTGAGGAAGTTCACTCCGTTCTTTCGGTGCAGGTCTTCGAAGTACTCTCCGAGTTCCGGCCCGAGGACACCGGAGAGCGGGGGAGCATCGGTGTGGAGGATGACCGTGACATCGCAGCCGTGGGACTTCGCTGCGGCTGCGACCTCGAGGCCGATCCAGCCGCCGCCGATGATCGCGACCTTCTTCCCCTCGCCGAACTGGGACCGGATGGCCACCGCATCCCCGGAGTCGCGGAGAGTGTGGATATTGCCCAGCTGAGCGCCGGGGACATCGAGTGTCCGGGGCACCGATCCTGTCGCAAGGATCACCTGACCATAGGACAGCTCTCCGCCGTCGTCGAGGGTGACGGTCTGAGCATCTGTGTCGATCGAGTTCACCGAGGTGCCGAAGAACGTCTCGACGTCGTGGGCCGAGTACCAGTCCTCTCCGCGGAGGGCTGAGTCGGCAGGATCCGACCCCTCGATCATCACCTTCTTCGACAGGTCCGGGCGGTAGTACGGAGCCGCGGGATCGGTGCCGATGAGCGCGATCCGAGCGGTGTAACCGGCATTCCGCAGCGATTCGACCACGGTGCCTCCTGCCAGGCCGGCGCCGATGACTACTGTTCCGAATTCTTCTGCCATTGTCGGTCCTTTCGTAGAGGGGACTCTCTTTCGACTGTACTCGCCGAGATCAAGTGGCTCCACCGACCCCGAACCTGGTGACACACTGTGCCTCACGAGGTCGCACACGGCCCGTGCGATTTTGGCTGAGAACCGGGTGCAGGCGTAAACTGAAAGCGAAAAGGGGCTTTAGCTCAGTTGGTAGAGCGTTTCGTTCGCAATGAAAAGGTCAGGGGTTCGATTCCCCTAAGCTCCACACAGTTCCCCGTCGACTCGTTCAACGGCTTATATTGTGTTGTGGATCTCGTGCATTCGGGGCCAGGCTCTGGGGCAGGGGACGCGTCGAAGTGCACAGAGTCAGGACGGACGTGGAATGAACACGAAGACGGCAGTCATGACCGGCATTCTGGGTCTTGCCGGCGTTGCCCACTTCTCACGACCCAACCTCTTCGACTCCATCGTCCCGCCTCGGTTAGGCAACCCGCGGTTCTGGACCTACGCCAGCGGCATCGCGGAGCTCGGCTGTGCAGGATTGTTAGCCAACCCGACGACCCGGCGCTTCGGCGGTGTCGCTTCTGCCGCGCTCATGGTCGGCGTCTTCCCGGCCAACATCTACACAGTGATCAAGCAGTGGGACAATCCGAAGGGGCGAGCCATCGCCTGTGCGAGACTGCCTCTGCAGATCCCGCTCGTGTGGGCATCGGCGGCGATCGCCGCTGAAGCCGATTGAATCTCCTGCGCTCCAGACCCTTCAGCTGCGATCTGTACTGATCTGACCAGTCAGGGCGCCCCTGCTTGCCGCCCCCGTCGTCCTCGCAGAGCGAAGCCGCATCTGCCAGGTTCAGGATCATCTGTTGCAGGCCCTGACCAACCGTGACATATTCGATTCATGGTGGGGAATCTTCCAAGCAATGTCGGGGCTTTGGCCGGAATGCACTTCTCCGCAGCCACGGCCGCCTTCCAGATCGAAGGGGCGCGCAGCGCGGGTGGTCGCGGCCGCAGCATCTGGGATGACTTCGTCGACACGCCCGGCAACATCATCGACGGCAGCACTGCCGAGCCTGGTCCCGACAGCTACCACCGCTTCGCTGACGACATCGGGCTGCTTGCCGACCTCGGTGTCGACCGGTACCGGTTCTCCATTTCATGGACCCGTGTGATCCCGAGTGCCGGGACGGACGCCTCGGTGAATTCGGCCGGTCTCGACTACTACGACCGCCTCGTCGACGGACTGCTCGCCGCCGGGATCACACCGGAACCGACGCTCTACCACTGGGACCTGCCGGTCGCACTCGAGGCAGACGGCGGATGGCTCAACCGTGACACAGCCCACCGCTTCGGTGACTATACGCAGGTGGTTGCCGGACGCCTCGGTGACCGTGTTCGTCACTGGTACACGATCAACGAACCCGCATCGACATCGCTGCAGGGCTATGCGCTGGGGGAACTGGCACCCGGACACACACTGCTCTTCGATTCCCTGCCCACCGTCCACCACCAGCTGCTGGCTCACGGGATCGCCGCTCCGATACTGCGTGGGTACGGCGCAGTTCAGGCCGCTCCGACGTTCAACCACAGCCTCATCCTCCCCGCCTCCGAGACGTCCGAGGACCAGGCAGCGGCCGGGCTGCTCGATGTGATTCACAACCGCCTTTTCGCTGACCCCCTGCTGACTGGACAATATCCCGACCTCAGCGGCTTCGGCGTGGAACTGCCGATGGCCGACGGCGATATGGACCTCATCTCCGCACCGAATGAGGTCTACGGGTTCAACTACTACAATCCGACCACGGTCCGTGCCTCGGCAGGACCCGTGCCGTTCGAGATGGTGCCGACCCCCGGAGCGACCGTGACCGGGTTCGGTCCCATGTGGCCGATCCGTCCGGATACGATGCGCGACTTCCTCATCGATATGGGTCGACGCTACGGGTCCGCACTGCCGCCGATCATCATCACCGAGAACGGGGCGTCGTTCCCCGAACCGGACACCACGGACGAGGAGATCGAAGATTCCGAGCGGATCGACTTTCTGCGCGACCACCTCGGCGCGGTGATCGATGCGAAAGCAGCGGGTCTGCGCATCGACGGGTACACCGTATGGTCGCTGTTGGACAATTTCGAATGGGCTGACGGATGGAGTCAGCGCTTCGGGCTCGTCCACGTCGATATGAACACCGGAATGCGGACGCCGAAAGCCTCTTTCCGCTGGTATCGGGACCTCATCTCCGCGGTCCGGCCATGAGTACGGTCAGCCCGCCGCCTCACCGAGGCGACTCCGCTACGCGAGCACACGTATCGCTCGGATGGATGGTGTGGTTCACGCTCGCATGGTTGGCGATCTGGACGGTCCAGCTGACCCCGATCCAACTGCTGCTTCCGCTGCAGCTCGACACTCAGAGCGGGCACTGGATCGACGGGGTCGTCTGGTCCGGACTCGTCCTCTCGGCCGGAGGCTTGGCCGGAATCGCTGCCGCACCCGTGGCCGGTCGGCTCTCCGACCGCACCCGGTCGCGGTACGGCCGGAGACGTCCTTGGGCGATCGGGGGATCGGTGCTCGCCGCACTCGGACTCGTGCTCACCGGCAGCGCCGAGGGACCCCTGTCGGTCGGGGCAGCGTGGGTGGTCACCTCGGTCGGCGTGTCCGTGGCTTCTTCGGCGCTGACCGCGCTCATCGCCGATCAGCTCGCCGATCAGCGCGGCGCGGCCTCGGCCGCAGCCAGTTCGGCTCAAGCCGTCGGCGTCGTCGTCGGCGTCGCCGCGATCGTCCTGCTGGGTCTGAGCACCGGCGCGTCCTATGTGGTACTGGCCTGCTTCATCCTCGTCGTCGGCACGGCCACTGCGATGCTGCTGCCCGACCGGCCGCTGCCGCATGCCGCCGTTCTCCAATTCCATGCCCGTCGCGAGCTCATCCGGCCACGGGTATCCTCACTCGTCGACCCGAGCTTCACCCGGCTGCTGATCAGCCGCTTCATCGTCAACGTCGGCAATGCGTTCGGAACGTCGCTGCTGCTGTTCTTCCTGCTCTACGGGATCATGATCCCCGCCGCAGACGCCGAGAACAGCCTGCTCATCCTCATCGTCATCTACACAGTCTTCGTGGTCGCCGCCTCGATCCTCGTCGGCATGGTCACGGACAGACGAGGCAGCCGACGCTTCTGGACGGTGATCTCGGCCCTGGCCCAGGCCTGTTCCGGAATCATCATCCTCATCAGCCCGAGCTTCACCATGACAGCGGTGGCGGCCGGAGTTATGGGCGCCGGATACGGAGCCTATATGGCGGTCAGCCTCGCGCTGGCCACGGATCTGCTGCTCGACCCGGACGATCACGCCCGTGATCTCAGCCTCGTCAACAGCTCTGCGAACCTCGGGCAGCTGATCGGCCCGCTCCTGGGCGCCGGACTCGTCGCACTGGTCGGCGGGTTCTGGCTCCTCTTCGCGGCCGCCGCGGTCGTCTCCGTACTGGGGGCGGGAC from Brevibacterium sp. JSBI002 includes the following:
- a CDS encoding GH1 family beta-glucosidase; its protein translation is MVGNLPSNVGALAGMHFSAATAAFQIEGARSAGGRGRSIWDDFVDTPGNIIDGSTAEPGPDSYHRFADDIGLLADLGVDRYRFSISWTRVIPSAGTDASVNSAGLDYYDRLVDGLLAAGITPEPTLYHWDLPVALEADGGWLNRDTAHRFGDYTQVVAGRLGDRVRHWYTINEPASTSLQGYALGELAPGHTLLFDSLPTVHHQLLAHGIAAPILRGYGAVQAAPTFNHSLILPASETSEDQAAAGLLDVIHNRLFADPLLTGQYPDLSGFGVELPMADGDMDLISAPNEVYGFNYYNPTTVRASAGPVPFEMVPTPGATVTGFGPMWPIRPDTMRDFLIDMGRRYGSALPPIIITENGASFPEPDTTDEEIEDSERIDFLRDHLGAVIDAKAAGLRIDGYTVWSLLDNFEWADGWSQRFGLVHVDMNTGMRTPKASFRWYRDLISAVRP
- a CDS encoding NAD(P)/FAD-dependent oxidoreductase, producing the protein MAEEFGTVVIGAGLAGGTVVESLRNAGYTARIALIGTDPAAPYYRPDLSKKVMIEGSDPADSALRGEDWYSAHDVETFFGTSVNSIDTDAQTVTLDDGGELSYGQVILATGSVPRTLDVPGAQLGNIHTLRDSGDAVAIRSQFGEGKKVAIIGGGWIGLEVAAAAKSHGCDVTVILHTDAPPLSGVLGPELGEYFEDLHRKNGVNFLKDVDTTAFTGDSAVEAVETSAGSVPADLVVIGIGADPAVDLASSAGLTTENGVIVDEQMRTSDGSILAIGDIANAQNLLRGERLRVEHWDNAVRQAEVAASTISGGTKSYDRQPYFYTDQFDLGMEYVGRGGSEDDVVIRGDKSSGEFIVFWHRGGKVTAAMNVNVWDYGDELRALIGKEVSADRLADDQVPVGEL
- a CDS encoding MFS transporter encodes the protein MVWFTLAWLAIWTVQLTPIQLLLPLQLDTQSGHWIDGVVWSGLVLSAGGLAGIAAAPVAGRLSDRTRSRYGRRRPWAIGGSVLAALGLVLTGSAEGPLSVGAAWVVTSVGVSVASSALTALIADQLADQRGAASAAASSAQAVGVVVGVAAIVLLGLSTGASYVVLACFILVVGTATAMLLPDRPLPHAAVLQFHARRELIRPRVSSLVDPSFTRLLISRFIVNVGNAFGTSLLLFFLLYGIMIPAADAENSLLILIVIYTVFVVAASILVGMVTDRRGSRRFWTVISALAQACSGIIILISPSFTMTAVAAGVMGAGYGAYMAVSLALATDLLLDPDDHARDLSLVNSSANLGQLIGPLLGAGLVALVGGFWLLFAAAAVVSVLGAGLTLTVHSSRAVLRAPQPD